Below is a window of Vallicoccus soli DNA.
TCCTCCTGGGCGGCGCGGGCGGCGTCCTGCGCCTCCCGGCGCGCCGTGCGCGCCTCGTGCAGGCTGCGCCGCAGCGTCGCGACCTCGGCCTTGAGCGCCGCCGCGTCGGCCCGGACCCGCTCGAGGTCCGCCCTGGCCTGCGCGCGGGCGGCCGCGAGCTGCTCCTCGGCCCGGGCCAGGGCCTCCTGCGCCTGCGCGGACGCCGCCCGCTCGCCGGCCTCGAGCGCGGCGCCCGCCGCGCGCTCGACGAGGGCCTCCCAGCCGTCCGGGCGCAGCAGCAGCGCCAGCGCGGCCACGTCGTGGGGGTCCGCGGCCGCCGGCGGGTCGCCCGCGTCGACGGCGGCGGCGAGCTCGGGCACCGCCGTGCGGACCGAGGCCGCCACCCGGGCGCGGAAGGCCGCGTCGCGCTCGACCGCGGCGGCGAGGGGGCTGGCCGCCAGGTGGGCGCGACGGGCGGTGACGAAGCGGCGGAAGGGGCGCAGGGAGGCCGGCACCTCGTCCGCGGAGAGCCCGTCGAGCGCCTCGCTCGCGAGCGCCACGACCCGCTGGCGCACCGGCTCGGGCAGCGCGCCGGGCGGGCCCTGCGGCGCCGCGGGCGCGCCCACCCCTAGCCGCCCGCCGCGCCCGGCGCCGGCTCGACCTGCACCGAGTCGACGGCGTCGCACCAGCGGCAGCGCACGCGCTCGACCGTGTCCTGCAGGACCTCGCGCTCCTCCACGCGGGGGTTCCCCGCGAGGTCGGCGTGCCAGTACTCCACGACCCGGGTGGAGCGGGTGACGTCGAAGCGCGTCAGGTTGCCGCACTGCGCGCAGCGCCAGCGGGTGCCGGTGGCCGGGAGGGGGACGGGCATGCCCCGAGCGTACGGGGCGCCCGCCCGCGGCCGGCGCGCGCTCCGCGGGCGCCGGGGTCCCGGGGCGCCGGGGCCCCCGGTGCGCCTCCCCGGACCTGTCGGACCCGCCGCCTACGGTCCCCGCCATGCAGGTCGCACCACGTCCCCCGCAGCAGCGCCGCCCCGCTCCCGCCGCCGCGCCGGTCGCCGCGCCGGTCGCCGTCCAGGCGACGTTCGACGAGCTCGGCACGCCGCTGCGCGAGGCCACCTTCGTGGTCGTCGACCTCGAGACGACGGGCGGCTCGCCCGCCTCCTGCGCCATCACCGAGGTCGGCGCGGTCAAGGTGCGCGGCGGCGAGGTGCTCGGGGAGTTCCAGGCGCTCGTCGACCCGGGCACGCCGATCCCGCCGTTCATCGCCGTGCTCACCGGCATCACCGACGCGATGGTCGCCGGGGCCGAGCGCATCGAGGCGGTCCTGCCCGCGTTCCTGGAGTTCCTCGGCGCCGACGCCGTGCTCGTGGCCCACAACGCCCCCTTCGACGTCGGGTTCCTGCAGGCGGCGTGCGCCGCGACGGGCCGGCCCTGGCCGGGGCCGCGGGTGCTCGACACCGCCCGCATCGCCCGCCAGCTCGTGAGCCGCGACGAGGCGCCCAACTGCAAGCTGGGCACGCTCGCGCGGGTCTTCCGGGCCCGCACCACCCCGGACCACCGGGCGCTGTCCGACGCACGGGCCACGGTCGACGTCCTGCACGGCATGCTCGAGCGCCTCGGCGGGCTCGGGGTGCACAGCCTCGAGGAGCTCGCGACCTACACCTCGCGGGTCAGCCCCGCGCAGCGGCGCAAGCGCCACCTCGCCGAGGGCCTCCCCCACGCCCCGGGGGTCTACGTCTTCCGCGACGCGCAGGACCGCGTGCTCTACGTGGGCACCTCCAAGGACCTGCGCACCCGCGTGCGGTCCTACTTCACGGCGTCCGAGACCCGCAGCCGGATGGCGGAGATGGTGGGGCTGGCGGAGTCGGTCACGCCGGTCGTGTGCGCCACCGCCCTCGAGGCGCAGGTGCGCGAGCTGCGGCTCATCGCCGAGCACGCCCCGCGCTACAACCGGCGCTCGCGCCGGCCCGACAAGGTCACGTGGCTCAAGCTCACCCCGGAGGCCTTCCCCCGCCTGTCCCTGGTGCGCGACGTGCGCGACGACGGGGGCGCCTACCTCGGGCCCTTCAGCTCCTCGCGCAGCGCGACCGCGGCGATGAGCGCGCTGCACGAGGCGGTGCCCCTGCGCCAGTGCACCCAGCGCCTGTCCGCCTCGGGCCGCGGCAGCGCCTGCGTCCTCGCCGAGATCGGGCGCTGCGGCGCGCCCTGCGAGGGCCGGCAGAGCCGCGAGTCCTACGCGGTGCACGCCTCCACGGTGCGCGCCGCCTTCACCGGCGACGCCCGGCCGGTCGTCGGGGCGCTCAGCGCGCGCATCGCCGCGCTCGCGGCCGGCGAGCGCTTCGAGGAGGCCGCCGCCCAGCGCGACCGCCTCACGGCCCTCGTGCGGGCCGCCGCGCGCATGCAGCGGCTGGCCGGGCTCACCCGCTGCCCCGAGGTCGTGGCCGCCCGACCGACGCCCGAGCTGGGCTGGGAGCTCGCGCTGGTGCGCTGGGGCCGGCTGTGCGGCAGCGCCGTGGTCGAGCGCGGGGTCGACCCGTGGCCGGCGGTCCGCGCGCTCGTCGCGGCCGGCGAGGTCGTCGAGCCAGTGCTCCCCGGGCTCACCCCGACCCCGGCGGCCACCGCGGAGGAGACGGAGTGCGTGCTGCGGTGGGTCGAGCAGCCCGGCACCCGGCTGGTCCAGGTCGAGGGCGAGTGGACCTC
It encodes the following:
- a CDS encoding DEDD exonuclease domain-containing protein, with amino-acid sequence MQVAPRPPQQRRPAPAAAPVAAPVAVQATFDELGTPLREATFVVVDLETTGGSPASCAITEVGAVKVRGGEVLGEFQALVDPGTPIPPFIAVLTGITDAMVAGAERIEAVLPAFLEFLGADAVLVAHNAPFDVGFLQAACAATGRPWPGPRVLDTARIARQLVSRDEAPNCKLGTLARVFRARTTPDHRALSDARATVDVLHGMLERLGGLGVHSLEELATYTSRVSPAQRRKRHLAEGLPHAPGVYVFRDAQDRVLYVGTSKDLRTRVRSYFTASETRSRMAEMVGLAESVTPVVCATALEAQVRELRLIAEHAPRYNRRSRRPDKVTWLKLTPEAFPRLSLVRDVRDDGGAYLGPFSSSRSATAAMSALHEAVPLRQCTQRLSASGRGSACVLAEIGRCGAPCEGRQSRESYAVHASTVRAAFTGDARPVVGALSARIAALAAGERFEEAAAQRDRLTALVRAAARMQRLAGLTRCPEVVAARPTPELGWELALVRWGRLCGSAVVERGVDPWPAVRALVAAGEVVEPVLPGLTPTPAATAEETECVLRWVEQPGTRLVQVEGEWTSPAFGAGAHRALLDAADEARGAAAPFEDRRHLPMASRPVAAGSRLAV